The Ornithodoros turicata isolate Travis unplaced genomic scaffold, ASM3712646v1 Chromosome17, whole genome shotgun sequence genome has a window encoding:
- the LOC135372780 gene encoding uncharacterized protein LOC135372780: MDHQTAKKNDRPFKRSRNEVRTLQIGAKPEEPWFPKILVIHSDDQEKPLSKMSPCLVAKTLEQAIGKAYNAKKLGSGDIQVEIQSRQQSSALMSVGKIGETLVSVIAHRTLNMVKGVISVGELLSCTESEIEEGLKEQGVVSAKRIVLRRDNKEIPTKHIILTLQLHALPPEIKAGYVNCRIRPYIPNPKRCFKCQCFGHHSQVCRGQLVCPKCASTNHSQESCGNAFHCVNCQGDHPAYSRTCPRFKDEKEVLKIKTEQNLTFKAARAQLDFQRKGTFSEVVRRGVAPPRKSVETQTVGPPLQTPHHVPTDTQVSPSVSLTSQSAEQEEAAGTSKEVGSTLSLWDGFAESPSQSVAQDMELDGDDCTSQKSSSSLPGMTSQVREQREKAGGRGRGNKPRDKSKPAPPRVLPP, translated from the coding sequence ATGGATCATCAAACAGCCAAAAAGAATGATCGGCCCTTTAAGAGGAGCCGCAACGAAGTACGCACACTGCAGATCGGAGCAAAACCTGAAGAGCCATGGTTCCCTAAGATCCTTGTTATACATTCTGATGATCAAGAAAAACCACTATCCAAGATGTCTCCCTGTCTTGTGgcaaagacacttgaacaggcTATCGGAAAGGCATACAATGCCAAGAAGCTTGGCTCGGGTGACATCCAGGTCGAGATCCAGAGCAGACAGCAGAGCTCGGCGCTAATGTCCGTTGGAAAGATTGGCGAGACTTTGGTCTCTGTCATCGCACATCGTACTTTGAATATGGTGAAGGGGGTCATCTCTGTGGGTGAGCTTCTGTCATGTACAGAGTCTGAGATTGAGGAGGGACTCAAAGAGCAAGGTGTCGTTAGTGCAAAAAGGATAGTCCTACGAAGGGACAACAAAGAGATCCCCACAAAGCATATAATTCTGACACTTCAACTTCATGCTCTCCCACCGGAGATAAAGGCCGGGTATGTTAACTGTCGCATCCGTCCGTACATACCAAACCCTAAACGGTGTTTCAAGTGCCAATGTTTTGGCCACCATTCCCAGGTTTGTCGTGGGCAGCTGGTCTGCCCGAAATGTGCCAGTACCAACCACAGTCAAGAGTCATGCGGCAACGCTTTCCATTGTGTGAACTGCCAGGGCGATCACCCTGCATATTCTAGAACTTGTCCACGTTTcaaagatgaaaaagaagttcTCAAAATAAAAACTGAACAAAATTTGACCTTCAAAGCGGCACGTGCGCAGCTagattttcaaagaaaaggcactttttctgaggtggtgcgtaggggagtcGCACCACCCAGAAAGTCGGTGGAGACCCAAACTGTTGGGCCTCCACTGCAGACTCCCCATCATGTTCCCACGGACACTCAGGTGTCCCCTTCAGTTTCCCTGACCAGCCAAAGTGCTGAGCAGGAAGAAGCAGCTGGCACCTCGAAGGAGGTTGGCAGCACGCTTTCTCTTTGGGATGGGTTTGCTGAAAGCCCTTCCCAGAGTGTTGCACAGGACATGGAGCTCGATGGCGACGACTGCACgtcgcagaagtcgtcatcCAGCCTTCCAGGCATGACCTCTCAGGTGAGAGAGCAAAGAGAAAAAGCTGGTGGCAGAGGAAGGGGGAATAAACCCAGGGACAAAAGCAAACCGGCCCCACCACGAGTGCTACCTCCCTGA